The Kordia sp. SMS9 DNA window CTCGTTTCATTATTTGTGATTTCGCCAAGGTTTCTTCCCATTCCGATTCCGGATCAGAATCTTTGGTGATTCCACCACCAACATACAAAATTTTGTTTGTGTCAGTTAACTGCATGCAACGGAGATTTACGTACAATTCTGAGCGACTCCGAACGGTTCGGTATGCACTATTTTCTTGATTTTTACGATTGCGATTGCGTGAAGTTTCTTCTTTTACGTTCAATTCACCTAAAAAACCTGTATAAAAGGTACGATCGTAGTTTTCTTCTTGAAGAATAAACGCTTTGGCTGCTTCTGTGGGAAATCCGCAAATAGCAGGTGTTGGATGCAATGTTTTTACAATATCGCCAATATTTGTGTCGGAAGTCATGCGTCCAGAAATCAATGAACACAAATGCACTAAACTTCCCGCTTGATGTGTTGTAGCTTTACTCACAGAAAGATTCGTCGTCATGTTTTTGAGCTGATTCGCAATAAAATTGGTTACAATTTGCTGTTCTTCAATTTCTTTCTGATTCCAGTTGACCGCAACGTTTTCTTGAAATTTTCGGGTGCCCGCTAAGGACATTGTTTTGATAGAATTTCCATAAGAACTTACCAAAGTTTCAGGCGTTGCACCTGCCCACATGCCTACTTTTGGGTGATACCACAAATACACAAACGCCGTTGGATAGTTCTCGCGCAAGCGTTCAAAAATTAAAAATGGATTTTTTGAGGATTCAATTGCTTCTTGGCGTGATAACACTATTTTTTGTATCTCCGACTTTTGAATGGTTTCTACACCTTTTTGAACTAACTGTATGTGCTTTTTTTTCGCTTCCGCAGAAGGATTCATAGATGCGTTTGCTGCTTCGTGTTCGGCAACATGTTCCATTTCGCCTACCAAAACTGTATCAAAAGGAATCAGAATCGTTGATTTTGTCTCGTCAAACGGTGCAAATACAAACCCACTTTCTGTAAAATCTGAAACCGTATGCAACATAGCATCTTTTTGCAAAACCAATTGCACTTGTGCTGCGTTTGGCTTTCTATACGCAACAAACGGGAATTGTTTTTGGAGTTGTTCGGAGAGTTTATCTAGCATTTTCTAGAATTATTTTGCCAACACAATCGTCGTCAATTTACACAGTGAAATTAAATTTTCTTCTTCATCTACCACTCTAATTTCCCAAAGATGCGTGGTTCTACCTTTATGAATGAATCTTGCGGTAGCAAATACTTCGCCTTCACGTTTACTTTTTAGGTGATTGGCAGAAATTTCCAGCCCTTTTACTTTGTACTTTGTAGCATCAATAAACAAATGAGATGCCGTGCTTCCTACGGTTTCTGCCAATGCCACGGTGGCACCGCCATGCAATAATCCTTGCGGTTGATGCACACGCGGGTTTACAGGCATCTTAGCGGTTAAAAAATCTTCACCAACATCGGTGTACGTAATTTGTAAAGTTTCTAATAAGGTATTTGGGACAATTGCGTTGAGTTGTGCTAAAATTGCTTCTTTTTTAGGATTCATTTGATATATTTATGGAAAATTATCGACTGCAATACAGTTTTACAAAAATACGAAACCCTTAGCATACTTTTAAAGAATGAAAGAAAAAGAAATCGCGTATCAAATTACAAACACATACTCCACGATGAACGAATTGACGGAGCAAACGAAAAATGTATGGTTTGTTTGTCACGGAATTGGTTTTTTGAGTCGTTATTTTATTAAATATTTTGAAACGCTGAATGCAGAGGAAAATTACATTATTGCCCCACAAGCATCTTCCAAGTATTATTTAAATAACGAATATAAACATGTAGGCGCAAGTTGGCTCACCAAAGAAAATACGCAAGCAGAAATCAAAAACGTGATGGCAAACTTAAACGCCATTTATCACGCAGAGCAAATTCCTAATCGTCTAAATTTCTTTGTATTAGGCTTCTCGCAAGGTGTTTCGGTGGCGATGCGTTGGGTAGCACGGCACAAAATTCCATGTGACAAATTGATGATCTATGCAGGAAGTATTCCTACAGAATTGACTAAAAAAGACTTTGAATTTCTTCATACAGAAACAACAAAAATTATAAACATCGTGGGATTGCAAGACGAATATTTCACCGAAACACGCATGCAACAAGAACATGAAAAAATGCAACTACTTTTTGAGAATAATTATATTTTTAAAACATTTCAAGGAACACATAAAGTATCAAGAACAGCTTTAGAAATGTTAAAAAAACTATAAAATGTAACGGACTTGCCTACTTTTAGTAAGGCAATCACGTAGTTAGCTTTTCTTTTTTCTACATACATTTACAGTATTAAAATATTACTGAGCAGATCTTTATACGTTTTCCTAAAAAACCTAAAGTAACTCAGATATCTATAATAACCAATCAACCAACCAAAAAAAAATGCACGACTCTCTCATCTTCGTGCATTTTTTATTTTTTTTAGTTTTCTTTGTAAGCTATGATTACATCAGCCCTACTTACAAGTACTTTAAAGGAATATTTTGGTTATGACACATTTAGACCGCTTCAAGCAGAAATTATCAATTCTATCTTTAAAGGAAATGACAATTTGGTCATCATGCCTACTGGTG harbors:
- a CDS encoding chorismate-binding protein, which translates into the protein MLDKLSEQLQKQFPFVAYRKPNAAQVQLVLQKDAMLHTVSDFTESGFVFAPFDETKSTILIPFDTVLVGEMEHVAEHEAANASMNPSAEAKKKHIQLVQKGVETIQKSEIQKIVLSRQEAIESSKNPFLIFERLRENYPTAFVYLWYHPKVGMWAGATPETLVSSYGNSIKTMSLAGTRKFQENVAVNWNQKEIEEQQIVTNFIANQLKNMTTNLSVSKATTHQAGSLVHLCSLISGRMTSDTNIGDIVKTLHPTPAICGFPTEAAKAFILQEENYDRTFYTGFLGELNVKEETSRNRNRKNQENSAYRTVRSRSELYVNLRCMQLTDTNKILYVGGGITKDSDPESEWEETLAKSQIMKRVL
- a CDS encoding hotdog fold thioesterase encodes the protein MNPKKEAILAQLNAIVPNTLLETLQITYTDVGEDFLTAKMPVNPRVHQPQGLLHGGATVALAETVGSTASHLFIDATKYKVKGLEISANHLKSKREGEVFATARFIHKGRTTHLWEIRVVDEEENLISLCKLTTIVLAK
- a CDS encoding alpha/beta hydrolase, with the protein product MKEKEIAYQITNTYSTMNELTEQTKNVWFVCHGIGFLSRYFIKYFETLNAEENYIIAPQASSKYYLNNEYKHVGASWLTKENTQAEIKNVMANLNAIYHAEQIPNRLNFFVLGFSQGVSVAMRWVARHKIPCDKLMIYAGSIPTELTKKDFEFLHTETTKIINIVGLQDEYFTETRMQQEHEKMQLLFENNYIFKTFQGTHKVSRTALEMLKKL